The following proteins are co-located in the Deinococcus metallilatus genome:
- a CDS encoding acyl-CoA-binding protein produces the protein MQEAFEQAQKDVQGLARKPGNDILLKLYALYKQGTVGDVAGERPGGFDFVGGAKYDAWAGLRGLSREEAQREYVNLVKTLEARG, from the coding sequence ATGCAAGAAGCGTTCGAGCAGGCGCAAAAAGACGTGCAGGGTCTCGCCAGAAAGCCTGGCAACGATATCCTTCTCAAGCTGTACGCGCTGTACAAGCAGGGCACGGTGGGGGACGTGGCGGGTGAGCGTCCCGGGGGCTTTGATTTCGTGGGCGGAGCCAAGTACGACGCCTGGGCGGGTCTGCGGGGGCTGAGCCGGGAGGAAGCGCAGCGCGAGTACGTGAATCTGGTGAAGACGCTGGAGGCGCGCGGCTGA
- a CDS encoding ImmA/IrrE family metallo-endopeptidase: MRELATAYARNLPGLDTHSLMSGLDATLTFMPMGDRDGAYDPEHRVVLINSRVRPERQRFTLAHEISHALLLGDDDLLSDLHDAYEGERLEQVIETLCNVGAAAILMPDALIDEMLARFGPSGRALAELARRADVSASSALYALAERTAAPVLYAVCAMARLEAEPGEERPSGKALTVRASAGSPGVKYSLRVGTVIPEDHPVAVALDTRLPMTQESYVPFRSGRRMPAYVDAFPERQRVLVSFALMPRAAKGGENSEPGV, from the coding sequence ATGCGGGAACTGGCGACTGCCTATGCCCGCAATCTCCCCGGTCTGGACACGCACAGCCTGATGAGTGGCCTGGACGCGACCCTGACCTTTATGCCGATGGGGGACCGCGACGGGGCCTACGACCCCGAGCACCGCGTCGTGCTGATCAACAGCCGGGTCCGCCCGGAACGCCAGCGCTTCACGCTCGCACACGAGATCAGCCACGCCCTCCTCTTGGGGGACGACGACCTGCTCAGCGACCTGCACGACGCCTACGAGGGCGAGCGGCTGGAGCAGGTGATCGAGACGCTCTGCAACGTGGGCGCGGCGGCCATCCTGATGCCGGACGCCCTGATCGACGAGATGCTCGCCCGCTTCGGGCCGAGTGGCCGCGCGCTGGCCGAACTGGCGCGCCGGGCGGACGTGAGTGCCAGCAGCGCCCTCTATGCCCTGGCGGAGCGTACGGCGGCGCCCGTGCTGTACGCCGTGTGCGCCATGGCTCGCCTGGAAGCGGAACCGGGCGAGGAACGTCCCTCCGGAAAGGCCCTGACGGTGCGGGCCAGTGCCGGTTCGCCCGGCGTGAAGTACAGCCTGCGTGTGGGCACGGTCATTCCGGAGGACCACCCCGTTGCCGTGGCCCTCGACACGCGCCTGCCGATGACCCAGGAGAGTTACGTCCCCTTCCGCTCCGGGCGGCGGATGCCCGCCTACGTGGACGCCTTCCCGGAACGGCAGCGGGTGCTGGTGAGCTTTGCCCTGATGCCCCGAGCCGCGAAGGGCGGGGAGAACAGTGAACCGGGCGTCTGA
- the folP gene encoding dihydropteroate synthase: protein MNRASEGWPRRAHHLTFAFPVPGGERAADGWRVQWTGCAVMGVLNVTPDSFSDGGRHATLEAAVAQARAMRDGGALLIDVGGESTRPGAEPVPAEQELDRVRPVLQALAGEGVLLSVDTLKAEVAAGALAAGAHLINDVNGLRDPAMLRVCAEAGAPACIMHMQGEPRTMQQAPHYEDVVGEVHAFLLVQAQAALAAGVPSVLLDPGLGFGKTLAHNLALLRALPELTAGPFPVLVGASRKRLIDYLAGVPRAADRDPGSLALHLYAARQGAALVRAHAAGAHVQALRVEAALDDRAESARPLESPA from the coding sequence GTGAACCGGGCGTCTGAAGGCTGGCCGCGCCGCGCACACCATCTCACCTTCGCCTTTCCGGTGCCGGGAGGGGAGCGCGCGGCGGATGGTTGGCGGGTCCAGTGGACCGGCTGCGCGGTGATGGGTGTGCTGAACGTCACGCCCGACAGCTTCAGCGACGGGGGCAGGCACGCCACGCTGGAGGCCGCCGTCGCCCAGGCCAGGGCGATGCGGGACGGGGGGGCGCTGCTGATCGACGTGGGCGGCGAGAGTACCCGGCCCGGCGCCGAGCCGGTGCCCGCCGAGCAGGAACTCGACCGGGTGCGGCCGGTGCTGCAAGCTCTCGCCGGGGAAGGCGTCCTCCTCAGCGTGGACACCCTGAAAGCCGAGGTGGCGGCGGGAGCCCTGGCGGCGGGCGCGCACCTGATCAACGACGTGAACGGCCTGCGCGACCCCGCCATGCTCCGGGTATGTGCCGAGGCGGGCGCCCCCGCCTGCATCATGCATATGCAGGGCGAACCGCGCACCATGCAGCAGGCCCCGCACTACGAGGACGTGGTGGGAGAGGTCCACGCTTTCCTGCTTGTACAGGCGCAGGCGGCCCTCGCGGCGGGCGTGCCCTCCGTGCTGCTCGACCCCGGCCTGGGCTTCGGAAAGACGCTCGCGCACAACCTGGCCCTGTTGCGCGCCCTGCCCGAGCTGACCGCCGGGCCGTTCCCGGTGCTGGTCGGGGCGAGCCGCAAGCGCCTGATCGACTACCTGGCCGGGGTGCCGCGTGCGGCCGACCGCGATCCGGGCAGCCTCGCCCTGCACCTGTACGCGGCGCGGCAGGGGGCGGCGCTGGTGCGGGCGCACGCGGCGGGGGCACACGTGCAGGCCCTGCGGGTGGAGGCGGCGCTGGATGACCGGGCGGAGTCGGCCCGCCCGCTAGAATCCCCCGCATGA
- the folB gene encoding dihydroneopterin aldolase yields MSRVVLEGLEFHARHGVYETEAALGARFVIDAELHWAFAGIPDELGSAVNYAAAYTAIQEEVTGERHQLIEVLADRIARRLLRDHPRLEAVTVRVHKPFAPLPGVFRDVYAELTLSQEERRQGE; encoded by the coding sequence ATGAGCCGGGTCGTTCTGGAGGGGCTGGAGTTTCACGCGCGGCATGGCGTGTACGAGACGGAGGCAGCCCTCGGGGCGCGCTTCGTGATTGATGCCGAACTGCACTGGGCCTTTGCCGGGATTCCCGACGAACTGGGCTCGGCCGTGAACTACGCCGCCGCCTACACCGCCATTCAGGAGGAGGTGACGGGCGAGCGCCACCAGCTCATCGAGGTGCTGGCCGACCGCATCGCCCGGCGGCTCTTGCGGGACCACCCACGCCTGGAGGCTGTCACCGTGCGCGTTCACAAGCCCTTCGCGCCGCTGCCCGGCGTCTTCCGGGACGTGTACGCCGAATTGACCCTGAGCCAGGAGGAGAGGCGGCAAGGCGAATGA
- the folK gene encoding 2-amino-4-hydroxy-6-hydroxymethyldihydropteridine diphosphokinase, protein MSGAAFIALGANLGEPLATLRRAREALGTLGTLTGVSSLYRTAPVGGPPGQPDYLNAAVRLQTALAPAELLAALHATEARAGRVRRERWEARTLDLDLILYGGRVQDTPGLTLPHPRAWERAFVLAPLADLDPELAHPVSGETVGAALNRVGLGGVTRVATDW, encoded by the coding sequence ATGAGCGGGGCGGCCTTCATCGCGCTGGGGGCGAATCTGGGTGAACCCCTCGCCACGCTGCGCCGCGCCCGTGAGGCCCTGGGCACACTCGGCACCCTGACGGGCGTCAGCAGCCTGTACCGCACGGCGCCCGTGGGTGGTCCTCCCGGCCAGCCCGATTACCTCAATGCGGCCGTGCGCTTGCAGACGGCCCTCGCGCCCGCCGAACTGCTCGCCGCGCTGCACGCTACCGAGGCCCGGGCGGGGCGGGTGCGCCGCGAACGCTGGGAGGCGCGGACGCTGGACCTCGACCTGATCCTGTACGGCGGCCGGGTGCAGGACACGCCGGGCCTGACCCTCCCCCACCCCCGCGCCTGGGAACGGGCCTTTGTGCTGGCCCCCCTCGCGGACCTCGACCCGGAGCTGGCGCATCCTGTCTCGGGCGAGACCGTGGGTGCGGCGCTGAACCGTGTCGGCCTGGGTGGCGTCACGCGCGTCGCTACCGACTGGTGA